The genomic region AATTATAGCATTTATTGCAAAAACTTAAGAACAGATTCTGTGTTCTTAAGTTTTGAAGTGATTCCTCTATCGCTTTTTAGCGTTTGTGTAGTAATCACGCTAAGAATCAAAAATAAGCTTTAAGGTTTGAGATTTTCTTTCATTGCGACATAATTTGTTGTAACAAATTGCTCGTAAAGCTCCTTGTATTCTGATATTTTGTAGAGTTTGTTATTTGGCAAGATTCTATAAATTGACATATTTATATCCTTGAAAAAATACCAAAAATCTTGGAAATAGGTTTTTGTGTCAATGTTGCACCCGCCAAATTCAAATGTTACAATGTCAATGGCATTTTTTGCAAATAATTCTAATGCGCCATTTAGGACATCTAACTCGTGCCCCTCGACATCAAGTTTGAGCAAATGGATATGCTCTATGTTGTGTTTTTTGCAATAAGCATTAAGTGTGCTTATATGCACCTTTTCACTTTGTTCGAAATTAATATTAAAATGATCCAATCGCCTTTTGGTGAGTGAAGCTAAGCCCGAGCCTTGTTCATTATAATAAAGCGTGGCGTCTTGCTCTTGCACGCCTAGCGCAAAATTATTGAGAATTATATTTTCATCGGTTTTTTTAAATCGTTGCGAAAGAAGTTTAAAAGTAGATGCAGAAGGCTCAAAGCAATGCAAGCTTGCTATTTGCCCCCCCCCCCCATTTAAGGCTTGAATACATA from Helicobacter himalayensis harbors:
- a CDS encoding FkbM family methyltransferase, coding for MLTKIFNTHKLEQIARKMLLHAGIGSGSGVNSSGEAYVFEILRKNLKSPYCIFDVGANKGDYATLCIQALNGGGGQIASLHCFEPSASTFKLLSQRFKKTDENIILNNFALGVQEQDATLYYNEQGSGLASLTKRRLDHFNINFEQSEKVHISTLNAYCKKHNIEHIHLLKLDVEGHELDVLNGALELFAKNAIDIVTFEFGGCNIDTKTYFQDFWYFFKDINMSIYRILPNNKLYKISEYKELYEQFVTTNYVAMKENLKP